AGGCTTAGAGATTCATCAACAATCGCCCATTCCTTTGTGTAGCACTGTGAGTAATTTGACTTTATCCTTTAGGAAAACCCCTAAATCGCAAAAACCCCTTCATCTATCGTCATGTTTATTACGGTCGCAACAATCTTGAGGTTTAGCGATTCATCAACAATCGTCCCTTCCCTTGTATGCTTAGTGAGTAATTTTATTCTCTCCTCCATCTCAACCCtaaatttttgttattattgtatTTCACCTGTGTATGTGTCGTAAAGGCCAATTTCTATGGTCATTCTATTGTTTGTGgatttttgttttttgtgtttgatTATATGAACGAATTTGTGATTAGTaacaattttcttttagaaaGAAGCTGCGAGAAAGGATATGGGTTCTACATTTTTTGATGCAAACTTGTATCCACAAGGTTCTACGGGTGGTGTTCCAGAGCCCCTTCACCCTAAACCTGGTATGTTAAAGTATTTGATAAGATATAGATGCTTGAACCACTCAGTTTAACtgcttttcatttgtattagGACTTTGTTCGGCTTCCTTGGAAAAACCAGTCTAGCCAGAACATTCAATGCCTGCTAGTGTTTCTATTCAATCTGCTAACAGTGgtatttttttctgtttttgaacGCCAACTGTttgtgaaaagcattttgttgCCTTATGAGCATGTCATTGCTGTCAAATTGAACTCTGTTGATTTTCAGGCTTAACTTATCCGGTGGGAAAGAAATTGAGAAAGGTAGAAGGTTTGTACTTCGTGCCCCAGTATAAGACGGAGAGTGAGAATGATGATGAGGATGACAAAGCGTTGGTGGTATCCAGCACTGGAAAACACTTCACTTGTGATGACCTTTATCTAAGGTGCTTATTTCGTAAACCATGGCTTTAATCTCATATTTCAAATCATGATAAAATCGACTTTGAACCCGTATATCCCTTTTAATTTAACAATGTTAACTTCATGTTTCCCGTTGAATTTTTTGATTTGATAGCAATGTTTTTGTCATTTACTTTGTGTTTCAGTGACAGTGATGATTCCTATGTTGACCTTGATTTTGAAGTGCAACCTTATCTGATGAATAAAGTTGGGGAGGTAGAAGGTGCCTTGATTGAGTTGGCACACGAACATCATTTAAGGGTTACCGTGAGTGGTTCTATTTTGATCCCAATGCACCTGTTACCAATTTGACTTGTCAGTTACTTATTGAATAGCTAGTCATTCTTGATTGACGTATAACTTGTAGTAAATTACATCATGATTTGTTTTATGCTTATAGCATACTTGTTTCTGATCTTCTGGATTCACAGGATGAAGTCAGGAATAAGATATCAGCTTTGAAGACAGCTCTACTGAATGAAAGTCAGAACTCTCTTTCTTCCCTTCTTCGAGTTGAGAAATACAAAGAAACCAGGCAGGAGTTGGATAAAAAGTTTGACACTCAATATCAACGCCAAAGTAAGACTGCATTTTTTCGTCATGTcccctttatcttttcttttcaaGGCAACATGATTCCTTCATTCTACAATATATTTATTGTCAGATTTAAGAAGTAAGCATTGACTATGAATTGTAGGCTCCTCTAGAATTGTCTACATTCTTAATATGCTTTATAAGAGGTCAAATAATGGGTTATTTAGTATGACGGTGCTTTAGCAGCAGCACATATTTAAGATAGAGATTAGTTATTCATTATTTATTGATAATCTAGAATGTGTATCATCTGGAAACACATATGAGACACGAGACAGCAAGCATAAGAATCATTCATCCAATGCCTCATGTGACATGCAGTCATGCATATAGgttaaaaaggaaaagaaaattaaaaaatttattgaattattttagtattttaaatgTAAGACTCTTTTTAAGGTCGtcatattttattttcactttatCGTTTACTTAAACTAGAAGTTAAAACTGTTCTTAAGaaaacatatacatatactattgCTTATTCTAGTGTAAATTATATAACCTTGTTTTTATTAATACTCTTTAAAAATAGATAATTGTTTTTGCAACTTTATTGTTTATTTAAAGTATTCATTGgttagaaaaaagaaaaggagaaaaggagacaaaaaataatgaaaaggaGAAAAAATCCAATGTATTGCCTAATGGTAATCTAGAATCTGTAGGTGAAACCGTGGGTATCGTATATTCGTGACTTTCCATTTTAGTTTGTTACTGAGAAACCAATGATCTGTAGTATAGAATTGATTGATTTTAGTGACATATTGGTGATGTAGGGAACCACTGCATTTTGTAGTGGTGGTGACCAGGCCTAGAGGACTCAAGATGGTTATTCCGATAGTGAAAATACCAGTCGCCTTTATGTGTTAGACTTGCAGGTATATATCAATGCATTCCTGATGTTTCTTTTTAGGTGAATGGAAGTGATCTTTACTCGAGCTATCTCTTTTAGGGCTTTCTGTGGAATTATTTTCAATGGACCAATGTTGTTTGAGTAAATCATCATTTTCGCCCTCCAAATTCTAAGTGTCCATTAATTTAGTCTTTCAAATTTACGAAATGGCAGTTTATTCCGTAAACATTAGTCGGATCTTGACTTTGAGTCGGATCCATGGCCAAGAATCTCTGACAGTGCTAAAGATTTGGTAAAACTGATGTTGGATAGAGACCCTAAGAATAGAATCTCTGCTCATAATGTCTTATGTGAGTTCCTTTGATACTGATTTCATAACGTCTTATGTAAGTTATTTGGTTTGGTTCACTCTGTTTGATCTTGTTTCATTACTTTGGCTCATTTTATGAAGTGATATAGGGGTGATATCTGAAGAGTGGTTCAATGAGATGAGGAACAATGCATTAAGTACAAACTTTGAATAATTGAGCtcattttgaattttcttttggGTTATTTGTATCTCCCATGTAAGAAGTTTGAATAATTGAGCTCATTTTGAAGTTGTagtttatgtttatttttcattatgttgattcttgttttgatttttgaaatttcaGACCTACATTTAGGAGAATTATTAGAAATGGTTCAACAGAAATGTTCTCAGGGTTACTTTACATTTATTCCTTATTGAACTGCTTAATTTGTTTGTGGTATCAAAATAACTGAATGCTTGATGCAAATGCTTATGAATACCTTTTTTCAGGTCATTCTTTCATACCAAGCTGGCGTAATATTTTCAATCATCGACGAGCGAATGGGGTCAGTAACAATACTGATGTGGGATGTTGATGCAATTATGTGCATTTCTTGGAGCAGTTGTCCCGAATTGGCTTAATAGTAACTTAAAATTCTTTCCTGTGTTGTCCTTCCGGCGTGTTTAGAATTTCTTCTACCGTCATTCACTCTCAGCCAGTTGACATTTTTTTTGTGCTCCAGTCATGTATCATTGTGATTCAACCAGCTGCAGCTTCTCTGGTGATGGTGAAACTCATTCATCCCTGCAAGTCCTTATACATGCTAGCTGTTATAAACTTGTTATTAAGTGAATTATTTCAATTGGTACCATTAAGAAGTTTGACTAACATTGTGTTTTGTTTCTGTTTGAGATCATTTCTATAGAGAATATTGAACAATAATCATTGTTATTAAGTGAATTATTTCAATTGGTACCGGTTTCTATCACTAACCTTTAGATGTGGCATGGTTTGTATGATGCAAATGGTTGAaaatcaaaaggttgaggagGAAAATCTACAAGATCAAATACAAATGGTTGAAGAGGATAAGGACATAGAAATGTTGCCAAAATGAaagccaaagaagaagaagaagaaaacttatatatgaagaaagtgttatgacttagttaaaatataatttttatgtgtatgattttatagtacttgaaatattatgactgtacatgattttctatactttttggttaatattaaaaatattttgacttagttaaaatatgatttttatgtgtatgattttatagtatttgcaatattatgactgaaaatgaaatataactaaatagtgtatatgaaatagggtgtaaatagatataattgttcattcataaatggtgTATTTACaccaaatttttattaaaatagggtgtaattaagaacatatctacacctgatttttattaaaatagggtgtaattaaaatgtaattatgcccaattacacccaatttttattaaaatagggtgtaattaaaacgtaattacgcccaattacacctgatttttattaaaacagggtgtaattaaaacgtaattacgctgaattacacccaatttttattaaaactgggtgtaattaaaaacgtaattacgcccaattacacccgatttttattaaaacagggtgtaattaaaaacgtaattacgctcaattacacccgatttttattaaaatagggtgtaattaaaaatgtaattacgcccaattacacccgatttttgttaaaatagggtataacgtagaacgtatttacacccgatatttttaaaatagggagtaattacgaacgtatttacacccgttttaaaaacgggtgtaaattcgttagacatttctcaccctgtggatatacacccgatttttattaaaaataatgggtgtaaatttaataaaaaacgggtgtaaattaacatttttgtactagtgtttGGAGGAAAGATGGTTATATTTGGTGATGATTTCAGACAGATCCTCCCTATTATACCAAGAGGTAGTATAGTTGATattgttcatgcaaaaataaatgCTTCATACATTTGGGATCATTGCAAAGTCATAAGGCTTACAAAGAATACACGACTACAAAGTGGTTCAACTACATATTCAACCTAGGAAATCCAAAAGTTTTTAGAATGGATAGTAAAAATCAGTGATGGAAAAAAATATATGAGGCAAATAATGGATATATTGAAATTACAATTCCTAAAGAGCTTATAGTATCTTATTTTAATAATCCAATTGAAGTCATTGTTACAAGTACATATCCTCATTTGATTaacaattataaatatttttactttTCTCAAAGTAGGGCAATCTTGACTTTCACAATTGAGGTTATAGATGATATAAATGATAATATCACAAAGCATATATCAGTTACTTTTTTCAATCTCACTATCTACTTTAATATCACTTTTATTGGAAAAGCCTATACAAATttgttaataattttatattgttataTAGGAGAAGAAAATGAATATCTAAGTTGTGATTCAATTGACAAATCTGAAGTCAATAACTTTAATGCTTTTGAACATTTAACCCATGAATTCTTGGGTTGTTCGTAAAGTTTTGATTTGCCCAACTATTCATTCAAATTAAAATAGGCACAACTATTATATTGTTGTGGAATTCAGATCAATCTTGGGGATTATGTAATGATACAAAATTGACACTTACTAGACTAGTCAATCATGTTAATGAAGCTAAAATCATTTCAAAAAAAGTATATTGGAAATATCATTTATATTTCAAGGATGTCTATGTCTCCTTCTCAATCACCATGCTCATTCAAGCTTGTAAGAAGATAATTTCCAATTATTGTCTCTTTTGCGCTAATCATTAACAAATCTCAAGGATAATCATTAGACTATGCCAATTTATACTTGCCAAAGGAGATTTTTAATTATAGACAACTATATGTTGCATTCTCTATAAAAAAAAGATATTAAAGTTATATACAGTGGCaattttgtaattaaaattaaaaatttagctttAATGCTAATCATTAATATCTAATTTTTAGAAAAACAAGTGTCTAATGTGTGTTacttataaaacaaataaatttgcTTAATATAAGATACCTGATTTTAAGGAAAATAAGTATAAAaggaaaaacaataaaacatgtatatataaattcatacatgatattaaaaaaattaaatttgagaaCAAAATTATTCCttgatttgatttaaatttaatgaTTATTAAATGACCATCAAAATTCTTATTAAAGATGATCCACTTCAattttggtaataaataaaaacataattatttttaatatttcttaaaaaaacattaaGATGCTTAATCAtttctaaaaatttaaaatacttaataaaaaataatttcttcttttttttaaccaaatctccctatttttgttttgatattttctttaaattaaattttattctattCACCTAAAGTAAATAATGAATCATGATTCgaaatatttcataaaaaaattaaaaatttcttaatcacattttattaaaattaattttatattattttttatcttatttaaagCTAAATTATCATGTACTCTTTACTCCTTATTTAGTTTTCTTTTATTATACATGGTTTGAATATTATTTCGtactattatttaaaaaatgatagtttcattatttattttaagtgaATATACTAGAAAATGATTTAAAGAAGGTTTAAAAAAGTTGAAACTCGATTTTTTATTGAGAAACATGATTTTTCATGAAATATTTAGCATCATAATTTGTTATTTACCTTTAattgaatataatataaattaatttaaagtaTATAAAAAAAGTGAGATATTAGTgtgattttagaaaaaaaattaaatgcgataacaaaattaaattttgtatttgatttggaaatatttaatatattcctAAACCACAATCAAGAGAATCCTGTTCATAAATGTGAtagtaaaattatataaataaatgaataaaattggCTCTAAATATCCCGCTTCTTCCCAAAATTTGAGATTTTGAAATATAtgcgcttttgaaaaaaaattaagactTTATCACATAAAATCCTCGTTCTATTAGATTAGGATTTACGATTGCATCTTCTATCTCAATCCTTCTCTCAATCAAACTTGAAAAATCCTTTGAAAAATGTTCAGAATCAAAAACTTTATCAAAATCGGTTTTGAATCACAAACGTCATCACTCTATTTTAAGCATCAATATTTCTTCAAATTGGAATTGTTGATAAGAATATATCTCTCTCCTGCTTGCAACTCATGTCGCCATATCAAGATTATTCTGGTACGGCAGTTTATTTATGATTAACCATATCATCCACTGCAAATACAAACTCCCTCATTCAAGCACTCtcatattgtattttttattaggGCTATGAGAGGTTATGATATCTTGAGAGGCTATATTGCAAATAAAAAGGCTATATTGCGAATAAAAAGCTTAATTTTATATCTATCAAGGTAagtaaattgttttaaatttattgatatttcatatgaattttatatatatatatatatatatatatatatatatatatatatatatatatatatataatataaattattatatgttttgttatttatttaatttgtaggCGCATCAATGACAATAGTTGGACTTGTGGTTATTAtgtaatgaaaaatatatttgacATTATCGAGACGAGTATATTGCAAGGATTACATGAGGTAATAACAgaatatttcaatatttaataCGGAAATCATACCATTTCATGTTTtaacatgttcttgttttttattttattgtttgcaTTTGTAGATATATTATGATCCATCATCATATGACAAAGATGTTATTGATAATATTTGACAACTCTGGACTCAATTCCTTTTACAAATAGTTGAAGAACAAAATCAACTTgaagagaacgaaaaagaagTCAGAAAAAGATGGTGTTTTATAGGAATTAATATTGACTTATTATTTAAcattgttttttaatataatttttttcttaatttggaTTTACACTCATGGGTACAATTTGTtaaatttaaaccaaaattggtgagtttaatttttttcaattgaaacaataataaaaaatttatcggTGCCATATACGACCTCAACTTGATTTAAGATTAAGCAATTATGTTATATAGcaattatgatttaattaaaactaaatcacACTCAATATCATTTATAACACCAACTTTAATAAAGAACAAGTGTGAAACATATGCTATACAGACATTATAAAAACGTTTATACAtccaatttaagaaaaaaaataggtGTGAAAGGTTGGTTTCTAACCAAATAACACTTCGTTAAACTTTTAACACCCAATTTTGGAAAAAATTGGTACGATATATATGTTCTACATATTTTTTGGATAAAAAACAGGTGTCATAAGTTAGTTTCTAATCAAACTATTTTCCATTAAACTTTAACACCAGTTTTTAGAAAAAGCAGGTACAATTTATAAGTGTTTACACCTTTTTTATCCTTAAAAAAGGCGTCGAATGTTAGTTTTAATACCTATATGTAACAATTATAACACCAGTTTATCACCGGTGTTAAATCGATTTACCATACCTTTTTTAAAACCGGTGTCAAAATCATACTTACAATACCGGCGGCAACAACACCGAAAAAAATCAGGTGTTAAATCTCTACAAATTTGGTGTTAAATCCCTTATTTACACTATCCAATTGAAGTCATTGTTACAAGTACATATCCTCATTTGATTAACaactataaatatttttactTTTCTCAAAGTAGGGGCAATCTTGACTTTCACAATTGAGGTTATAGATGATATAAATGATAATATCACAAAGCATATATCAGTTACTTTTTTCAATCTCACTATCTACTTTAATATCACTTTTATTGGAAAAGCCTATACAAATttgttaataattttatattgttataTAGGAGAAGAAAATGAATATCTAAGTTGTGATTCAATTGACAAATCTTAAGCCAATAACTTTAATGCTTTTGAACATTTAACCCATGAATTCTTTGGTTGTTCGTAAAGTTTTGATTTGCCCAACTATTCATTCAAATTAAAATAGGCACAACTATTATATTGTTGTGGAATTCAGATCAATCTTAGGGATTATGTAATGATACAAAATTGACACTTACTAGACTAGTCAATCATGTTAATGAAGCgaaaatcatttcaaaaaaaGTATATTggaaatatcatttttatttcaaGGATGTCTATGTCTCCTTCTCAATCACCATGCTCATTCAAGCTtgtaagaagataattttcaattATTGTCTCTTTTTCCCTAATCATTAACAAATCTCAAGGATCATCATTAGACTATGCCAATTTATACTTGCCAAAGGAGATTTTTAATCATAGACAACTATATGTTGCATTCtctataataaaaacaaaaaagaattgAAAATATTAATTCATTACAAGCAAAAACAATATTTAGATACAACAATAAATATTGTATTCAAAGAAGTTTCTTTtacaatatttaataaataaaaatacttcTATCATTATATGTCTTAAACATTTCTAAATGTAatttgtatattatttatttttaattaattattatttcatTTCCTTTTTTCTAACTTTGATTATTTATTCTTATTGGCTCATAATTGTTCTCATTGTATATCATGAAGTTGTTACACTTTAAAACATATTTTGCTTATATATTAggaatttttaacattttttctatGCATTTTAATGTATAAACAATCTTTAGATTAatgattttaaatatacatataatttattgtcatatatataaatttaagtaCTATTGTGTCATACAAAGttttgggtcatgctaacgagtgccccaggggcactttTTAAGGTTTccatataaagaaaatattctctaaataaattaatcaattcaattttcaatgcaatgaatacaattttttttaatgaaacatGCAATTTTGCTCATTAAAAGAAgtcaattatttctatttttaatgtattaaatacaagtatatttaacaaaatattccctttttaaactcttaaccagtgccccaggggcactcgttagcatttccccAAAGTTTTATTAGTTTACACACACACACCAGTATTTAACTAAttattacttaatataaatctaaggttgtcatgatgacaactctAGACACATGTTATATCCATAGCTACTCTAACATCAACCcctaattctatttttttaaaaaattaattctacATTAataacttataataataataattataataataataataataacaatagcaataataatataatattttgctaacactattaaaaataataataataatataatcaagtatcattattattatttataataataataataataataataataataataataataataataataataataataataataataataataatagaatcaaCTACCattattaaatctttttaattcgGATTGAAAAATGCTAGGTCATAAGATATTACattacaattaatttttaataaaaagtaacattaatattttttttataaaaattaaaattaacatgatattttttattttatatttgtcaaaattgatttttatatgtaaCATTTTAAATCTCCCAAAATCAATTGATATAACTATATTTATAAAATCTCCTAAaccaaattatttataaattttaattaatcataCTATTAGCCATGCAAGttactccctccggtctcaaatataagcaaaaaaaattatatggtcTTAAATAttagcaaaaaaaaaatcaatatttattacATTCAATGTCACTATTCCAAATATACTCCTAcaatattttacattttaaatgTTTGCAACAATTTCAAAAGCAAAAAATAAGGGTAGAATTAGAAAGATAGTAAGAATTAAATGCATTGAGACATTCTCCTTAAAGGAGAGATTTTTTGCAAATTTGCTTATATTTGAGACCGGAGAGAgtacataataaaattattactAGACTATTAATTTTGTGAATGTTACATAATATAATATGTGAGTAATTAGaaacttttaatttattattataattcacTCATTTATTGtactaatataaattttaaattaataatatgattagTCATGCAAgttacataataaaaatatttagtagACTATTAATTTTGTGAATGTTACTAATATGTGAGTTATTAGAAACTTTTAAAGATTTAATAAttcagtatttttattaaaaattcaatTCACAGTTTATTATCGTATAAATACATTTATTGAAgtattttcaattttataatttatagagAGAAATCACATATGCCAACTAACTACCactattaaatctttttaattttgattgaaaaataatagGTCATAAGATATTGCATTACaactaatttttaataaaaaataacattaatatttttttttataaaaagtaaaaattaacatggtttttaatactttatatttgttaaaattgatatttataTGTAACATTTTAGAGTTTCCTAAATATTATTATGATTTAGTCATTTATTGTACTAGTATAAGTTtgaattaagggttaaatatacaaaatcctcctgtaatataggcgaaattctCTTTTCGTCTGTAAATTTTTTTCGAACACTCccttaaaatataaaatactatGTCTTTTGACTACTAAGTGTAAAGTTTACCcctgtaatatatatttttttctttgatttctcCCTCAGA
The genomic region above belongs to Vicia villosa cultivar HV-30 ecotype Madison, WI unplaced genomic scaffold, Vvil1.0 ctg.003329F_1_1, whole genome shotgun sequence and contains:
- the LOC131640819 gene encoding mRNA export factor GLE1-like; this encodes MPASVSIQSANSGLTYPVGKKLRKVEGLYFVPQYKTESENDDEDDKALVVSSTGKHFTCDDLYLSDSDDSYVDLDFEVQPYLMNKVGEVEGALIELAHEHHLRVTDEVRNKISALKTALLNESQNSLSSLLRVEKYKETRQELDKKFDTQYQRQSSSRIVYILNMLYKRSNNGLFSMTVL